The Entomobacter blattae nucleotide sequence GTCTTTTTTAGACCAACTGTGTTTTCCTGGTTTTCCTGAAACCATTGAAAAGCACAGTCTAGTTTTCAGAAGAGCCTTCCTCAATAACCATAATGGTTTCTTCACTGCTAACAGCAGCAACCATGACCATTTCAACGGCCTGGTCCATCTCCTCTACGGTAACAGCCTCACCCTTAGCCTGACGCTCGGCCTCTTCCTGTGAGCGAGCAACATTGACAATAACATCAATAGAAACCTCAGGGTGCAAAATAACACGGGCCCGGATTAAACCCAGCATCTTTATAGGATGCGGCAGCATAACCTGTTGGCGGGTAACCGTTAGGCCTGCCTCTGTTACTGCTGTTGCAATATCACGAGTAGTGACAGACCCATACAAGCTGCCGCTCTCACCAGCCTGGCGGATAATAACCACCGAAAGCCCACTCATCCGCTCAGCCAAGCGTTCAGCTTCTTCCCTATGTTTAATGTTTTGGGCTTCAAGCTGAACACGTTCGCGTTCAAAACGCTCGCGATTATGGGCATTCGCACGAATAGCCTTGCCTTGTGGCAAAAGAAAATTACGGGCATAGCCAGGCTTTACCTTAACGATATCGCCAATCTGTCCCAGCTTTTCAATACGTTGAAGAAGAATAATTTCAGTCGCAGACATTGGCCTTCCCCCTTAACTGACAACATAAGGCAGAAGCGCCAAAAAACGTGCCCTTTTAATGGCCTGGGCCAATTCACGCTGCTTTTTAGCTGAAACTGCTGTAATACGGCTTGGAACAATTTTCCCACGCTCTGAAATGAAACGACTTAAAAGCCGAACATCCTTATAGTCTATCTTTGGAGCATTTTTGCCAGAGAAGGGGCAAGATTTCCTACG carries:
- the rpsR gene encoding 30S ribosomal protein S18 → MSETNEISPASRRIAVGARRPFYRRRKSCPFSGKNAPKIDYKDVRLLSRFISERGKIVPSRITAVSAKKQRELAQAIKRARFLALLPYVVS
- the rplI gene encoding 50S ribosomal protein L9, translating into MSATEIILLQRIEKLGQIGDIVKVKPGYARNFLLPQGKAIRANAHNRERFERERVQLEAQNIKHREEAERLAERMSGLSVVIIRQAGESGSLYGSVTTRDIATAVTEAGLTVTRQQVMLPHPIKMLGLIRARVILHPEVSIDVIVNVARSQEEAERQAKGEAVTVEEMDQAVEMVMVAAVSSEETIMVIEEGSSEN